A genomic stretch from Empedobacter stercoris includes:
- a CDS encoding helix-turn-helix transcriptional regulator, with amino-acid sequence MIKQNFYPGMINSEIEFFTTGETLTFIQNGKMLPFSKIDSTIYKMLKDEMHKDIDAHLALMDWHPNNEQMQVEQFTKCRYGGLDFNADITASGRVQKGEYWECPLRTNCKSAGLVCKNIKVHHQPITIDEVQLIKLLVTDMTNDVIAMELNIALGTLHLKKRVLYEKLEISTKQELTIFAFQYNIIHTN; translated from the coding sequence ATGATTAAACAAAATTTTTATCCAGGAATGATCAATTCCGAAATAGAGTTTTTCACAACAGGTGAAACTCTAACATTTATTCAAAATGGTAAAATGTTACCATTCTCAAAAATAGATTCAACTATATACAAAATGTTGAAAGATGAAATGCATAAAGACATTGACGCTCATTTGGCACTTATGGACTGGCATCCAAACAATGAACAAATGCAAGTAGAACAATTTACAAAATGCAGATACGGTGGCTTAGACTTTAATGCAGACATCACTGCATCTGGTCGAGTACAAAAAGGTGAATATTGGGAATGTCCATTAAGAACAAATTGCAAATCTGCTGGATTAGTTTGTAAAAACATCAAAGTACATCATCAACCTATTACCATAGATGAAGTTCAATTGATAAAGCTATTAGTTACCGACATGACGAACGATGTCATTGCAATGGAACTAAATATAGCTTTGGGAACTCTTCACCTAAAGAAACGTGTATTATATGAAAAGCTTGAAATTTCGACCAAACAAGAATTGACAATTTTCGCTTTTCAATACAATATTATACACACCAATTAA
- the rbfA gene encoding 30S ribosome-binding factor RbfA — protein sequence MDSNRQQKVSKLFQEELAEAFRKWAVKEFPGNLISVTEVKVTPDLGVSKIYVSIFPNTQKDEIFKEIKVNTPFFRGILSKSASKQMRITPELIFILDNSLDEMDKIDKALRGEGNNPIL from the coding sequence TTGGATAGCAATAGACAACAAAAAGTAAGTAAATTATTTCAAGAAGAATTAGCAGAAGCTTTTAGAAAATGGGCTGTAAAGGAATTCCCAGGAAATTTGATTAGTGTTACAGAAGTAAAAGTAACACCAGATTTAGGCGTTTCTAAAATCTATGTTAGTATTTTCCCTAACACTCAAAAAGATGAAATTTTCAAGGAAATAAAAGTAAATACACCGTTTTTTAGAGGAATTTTATCAAAAAGTGCTTCTAAACAAATGCGTATTACACCTGAATTAATTTTTATTTTAGACAATTCGTTAGACGAAATGGATAAAATCGACAAAGCGTTAAGAGGAGAAGGAAATAATCCGATCTTATAA
- a CDS encoding group III truncated hemoglobin translates to MKKDIETSEDVALLVNTFYDKVQKDDVIGYFFSEVAQVNWDEHLPHMIQFWETVLLGKATFEGWPMRTHLVLSQKEKLKPHHFERWMELWFGIIDENFEGEIANEAKNRAKIMRDLILFKIDQMEQKQGFIQ, encoded by the coding sequence ATGAAAAAAGATATCGAAACTTCAGAAGATGTTGCTTTATTGGTAAATACGTTTTACGATAAAGTGCAAAAAGATGATGTCATTGGTTACTTTTTTTCGGAAGTTGCACAAGTAAATTGGGACGAACATTTACCGCATATGATTCAGTTTTGGGAAACTGTTTTGTTGGGAAAAGCAACTTTTGAAGGTTGGCCAATGCGAACACATTTGGTTTTGAGTCAGAAAGAAAAATTAAAACCACATCATTTCGAACGTTGGATGGAATTGTGGTTTGGAATAATTGACGAAAATTTTGAAGGAGAGATTGCAAATGAAGCTAAAAATAGAGCGAAAATAATGCGCGATTTGATTCTTTTCAAAATTGACCAAATGGAACAAAAACAAGGTTTTATTCAATAA
- a CDS encoding BamA/TamA family outer membrane protein has product MFNKKNISLTFFGFLFFSLSIVVNAQDDSIKIDTVRIENKSHSKFRKLYETLLFKKKPTRFPIQYNNAAENEKYQGKVIRNIYYKTQDPFGYSLQDTTRVPTKWIERAGNTLHGKTKHFVLRQNMLVKPGERYDSLKVAESERLIRANRSIRRVEIKEEAVGTDSVDLYVNSIDSWSMFITGSVSSSKAGLRVRERNFLGLGHVFDNRYRHNYKTGNSLYQFNYTVPNIAQTRIIGNVRYFKNEDDHYSKSVSFVRPFYSPLAHYAGGVSVGQIYFKDSLDFDKPVLENNPFKYNFQDYWLARAFRIDDGHSENITNLIVSGRFYDRNYTETPTEENDPVHFFSDQTNYLVGLGISSKRYIKTKYIFNYDIEEDIAIGKTLGIIGGIQNIRQTNRYYLGGKASAGGFLNTGFWGFGVEFGGFFNKGKFEQKTLSVEMQYMARLINWGDWKFRNFVKANYLLGHNRMDSPADQLSLHEHDYLGMAGFKSDRDLTGQQKLMIEYQLQSYLPYEFLGFRISPYFNAMFAAIGDSKKFILNNNPIYSRFSIGVMLTNDYFVFNNIRFSLSYYPSIPGQGNNLIKTNLLDNRDYQMMDFDFSKPNYIRWNRWD; this is encoded by the coding sequence GTGTTTAATAAAAAAAATATATCATTAACATTTTTTGGATTTCTATTTTTTAGTTTATCCATAGTTGTGAATGCACAAGATGACAGTATTAAAATTGATACCGTTAGGATAGAAAATAAATCTCATTCTAAATTCAGAAAACTTTACGAAACATTATTGTTCAAGAAAAAACCAACAAGATTTCCTATTCAATACAATAATGCTGCTGAGAACGAAAAGTATCAAGGGAAGGTAATTCGAAACATATATTACAAGACACAAGATCCTTTTGGTTACTCTTTACAAGATACGACTAGAGTACCTACAAAATGGATAGAAAGAGCTGGAAATACATTACACGGGAAAACAAAACACTTTGTGTTGCGCCAAAACATGTTAGTTAAACCAGGCGAACGTTATGATTCATTAAAAGTAGCAGAGTCAGAACGTCTAATTCGTGCAAATCGTTCTATTCGTCGTGTCGAAATCAAAGAAGAAGCTGTTGGAACAGATTCGGTTGATTTATACGTTAATTCGATAGATTCGTGGAGTATGTTTATTACAGGTTCCGTTTCAAGTTCAAAAGCAGGATTAAGAGTTCGTGAACGAAATTTTCTGGGGTTAGGACATGTATTTGATAATCGTTATCGTCACAATTATAAAACAGGAAATTCGCTTTATCAATTCAATTATACAGTGCCTAATATTGCACAAACTCGAATTATTGGTAATGTACGTTATTTTAAGAATGAAGATGATCATTATTCCAAATCGGTGAGTTTTGTACGTCCTTTTTATTCTCCTTTGGCGCATTATGCAGGAGGAGTTTCTGTGGGACAAATTTATTTTAAAGATTCGTTAGATTTTGATAAACCAGTTTTAGAAAACAATCCATTTAAGTATAATTTTCAAGATTATTGGTTAGCGAGGGCTTTTCGAATAGATGATGGTCATTCCGAAAATATCACTAACCTTATTGTTTCTGGTCGATTTTATGATCGTAATTATACGGAAACGCCTACAGAAGAAAATGATCCGGTTCATTTTTTTTCTGATCAAACCAATTATTTAGTAGGTTTAGGAATTTCATCTAAACGATACATCAAAACAAAATATATTTTTAATTATGATATCGAAGAAGATATTGCAATTGGTAAAACTTTAGGAATAATAGGCGGAATTCAGAATATTCGCCAAACAAATCGTTATTATTTAGGAGGGAAAGCTTCTGCGGGAGGTTTCTTGAATACCGGATTCTGGGGTTTTGGTGTTGAATTTGGAGGCTTTTTTAACAAAGGAAAATTTGAACAAAAAACCTTGTCAGTGGAAATGCAATATATGGCAAGATTAATCAATTGGGGAGATTGGAAATTCAGGAACTTCGTAAAGGCGAATTATTTATTGGGACATAATCGGATGGATTCACCCGCAGATCAACTCTCTCTTCATGAACATGATTATCTTGGAATGGCTGGTTTTAAATCGGATAGAGATTTAACGGGGCAACAAAAATTGATGATAGAATATCAATTACAATCGTATTTACCATACGAATTTTTAGGATTTCGTATTTCACCTTATTTCAATGCTATGTTTGCAGCGATAGGGGATAGCAAAAAATTTATTTTGAATAATAACCCGATTTATTCGCGTTTTAGTATAGGTGTAATGTTGACAAATGATTATTTTGTATTTAACAATATTCGATTTTCATTGTCGTATTATCCGTCAATTCCAGGACAAGGTAATAACTTAATCAAAACTAATTTATTAGATAATAGAGATTATCAAATGATGGATTTTGACTTCTCAAAACCTAATTATATTCGTTGGAATAGATGGGATTAA
- a CDS encoding helix-turn-helix domain-containing protein, which produces MNVFKEKLEYQRLKNGISKEELADKVGITRQTLYNYLAGRNPNWEFLQNIQNVFEDISMDYWINDSISMYDDHVKFSNKANVVNENIDNYTQEVKFSIINRKLDTILRIITDQKVDK; this is translated from the coding sequence ATGAATGTTTTTAAAGAAAAATTAGAATACCAAAGGCTAAAAAATGGTATTAGTAAAGAAGAGTTGGCAGATAAAGTAGGTATAACTCGCCAAACGTTGTACAACTATTTAGCTGGACGAAATCCGAACTGGGAATTTTTACAAAATATTCAAAATGTATTTGAAGATATATCTATGGATTATTGGATAAATGATTCTATATCGATGTATGATGATCATGTAAAATTTTCGAATAAGGCAAATGTTGTAAATGAAAATATTGATAATTATACTCAGGAAGTTAAATTTTCTATCATCAACAGAAAACTCGATACAATTTTAAGAATTATAACTGACCAAAAGGTCGATAAATAA
- the dnaG gene encoding DNA primase translates to MSLIKEEFINDLLSKTDIVEVFSRDNKMSKQGANWTCLSPFKKEKTPSCIVSPTKQMFFDKSADISGNVFTYLMQKNNFTYPEAIRELAKFYVMDVQYEDSASAQQYEEKKKKMDDLRPILKATQKQFVEQLHLLPKDHPAWLEIAKRGYTEEQIQHWGIGYAPGGKFLYNLLSPKGLVGPGRELNLINEKNNDKIWERLTYPILDERGEMIGFASRSLKDGDETKWMNPANTEFYNKSSQLYGLNFALKSIAKTNTVWFVEGYNDVIAWQENGIPNTVSPYGKELAEGQIKKVKRFAHKAIVCFDGDEAGTNAILRNVPKLFAQGFNVEVCLLPNKLDPDDFISKTVLNKDEKLDQHLRDNDYIQNGFSFLMENWIKGDTPIEKAEGVKKCSRVLSTIEDKTFREIYSEMLQKASKLSKTVLKEIIKDLDSEKIERKNINLSEYDLPVKLQDVDISKYKSMIREYNFFQHENEIWMLVERNDELDTFKSISNFEIEIIQHMNDDKYPKKLFRIRNKKGVERIFDAPADAMQNTGVFTKTIENQGNYRFKGRTNHLENLKDFLFDSMGTGRAVDVLGWNPEGFFVWNNEVTIPGTGRVKMDDNGVFHFNDTTFYVPSANGIYKNNPTRYISQKRFIVKSGDFTLGEYLAQLRKVHRDHAITGILFLFAAAFHDIVKSEISAFPLLFLFGPGSSGKDQLSQGLRSFFGDIQSVISLSSKKSTGKAQIREFAQFANVITHLSEYRNGDLETNEMLKGLWDLNGYKFGTLDSRVSSDEVPILSAPLVTSNDCPTEEPLIIRMLWEEMVVNSFDEQAKQNFNKLDDMIKKGVSHFMVDIILKRHLVEERFTREFREYKSTLAKRKSFKGLPERIATNHAVIAAMYEIFHNEIHFPFTRDEMLSHFDDMVTAQRRRIENESVIQKFWQLFASCLRMSTPAYLKHGLDFKLDGSTIYFNFSFVYGRIQQDWYRTFDQTAPKKSELRKAMKEDNAFIGAHDSVRFSEGANTSALSFDMDKLKPEDRNTISYAVDIQERSKAMPTPVTPDLFVSNKEVSANSDTTNKEVEDDLPF, encoded by the coding sequence ATGTCACTAATCAAAGAAGAATTTATCAACGATTTACTTTCTAAAACTGATATTGTAGAAGTATTTTCACGTGATAATAAAATGAGTAAACAAGGTGCTAACTGGACATGTTTATCTCCATTCAAAAAAGAAAAGACACCTTCTTGTATTGTTTCGCCAACCAAACAAATGTTCTTTGATAAATCTGCCGATATCAGTGGAAATGTATTTACGTATTTAATGCAGAAAAACAATTTCACTTATCCAGAAGCTATACGCGAATTGGCGAAATTCTATGTAATGGACGTGCAATACGAAGATTCTGCATCGGCTCAGCAATACGAAGAAAAGAAAAAGAAAATGGACGATTTGCGTCCTATTCTAAAAGCTACTCAAAAACAATTCGTAGAACAATTACATTTATTACCAAAAGATCATCCTGCGTGGTTAGAAATCGCTAAACGTGGTTATACAGAAGAACAAATTCAGCATTGGGGAATTGGTTATGCACCAGGTGGAAAATTTTTATACAATTTACTTTCTCCTAAAGGTTTAGTAGGGCCAGGACGTGAACTAAATTTAATCAACGAAAAGAACAACGATAAAATTTGGGAACGTCTTACCTACCCTATTTTAGACGAACGTGGCGAAATGATTGGTTTTGCATCACGTTCCTTAAAAGATGGTGACGAAACAAAATGGATGAATCCTGCGAACACGGAATTCTACAACAAAAGTTCTCAACTATACGGACTTAATTTTGCTTTAAAATCTATTGCAAAAACCAATACCGTTTGGTTTGTAGAGGGCTATAATGATGTAATTGCATGGCAAGAAAATGGAATTCCAAATACTGTTTCTCCTTACGGAAAAGAATTGGCAGAAGGTCAAATCAAGAAAGTAAAACGATTTGCACACAAAGCAATTGTTTGTTTCGATGGCGATGAAGCTGGAACAAATGCTATTCTTCGAAATGTACCAAAATTGTTTGCACAAGGATTTAATGTCGAAGTTTGTTTACTTCCGAACAAATTAGATCCTGATGATTTTATTAGCAAAACTGTTTTAAATAAAGATGAAAAGTTAGATCAACATTTACGTGATAACGACTATATCCAAAATGGTTTTTCATTCTTAATGGAAAATTGGATAAAAGGCGATACACCAATCGAAAAAGCAGAAGGCGTTAAAAAATGTTCGCGTGTTCTTTCTACTATCGAAGATAAAACCTTTCGTGAAATCTATTCAGAAATGTTACAGAAAGCTTCTAAACTTTCGAAAACAGTTCTAAAAGAAATCATCAAAGATTTAGATTCTGAGAAAATAGAACGCAAAAACATCAATCTTTCTGAGTACGATTTACCAGTAAAGTTGCAAGATGTTGACATTTCGAAATACAAATCAATGATTCGCGAATACAATTTCTTTCAACACGAAAATGAAATTTGGATGTTAGTCGAACGCAATGACGAATTAGATACGTTCAAATCGATTTCTAATTTCGAAATTGAAATCATTCAACACATGAATGATGATAAATATCCAAAGAAACTATTTCGTATTCGCAACAAAAAAGGTGTAGAACGTATTTTCGATGCGCCTGCAGATGCTATGCAGAACACAGGTGTATTTACCAAAACGATTGAAAACCAAGGAAACTACCGTTTTAAAGGTCGTACAAATCATTTAGAAAACTTGAAGGATTTCCTTTTCGATTCTATGGGTACGGGGCGTGCTGTAGATGTTTTGGGTTGGAATCCAGAAGGTTTTTTTGTTTGGAATAACGAAGTAACTATTCCAGGAACTGGACGCGTTAAAATGGACGATAATGGCGTGTTCCATTTCAACGATACAACATTCTATGTTCCATCAGCGAATGGAATTTATAAAAATAATCCTACGCGTTACATTTCACAAAAACGTTTTATCGTGAAATCGGGAGATTTTACTTTGGGCGAATATTTAGCACAATTACGAAAAGTTCACCGCGATCATGCCATTACAGGAATTCTATTTTTATTCGCAGCGGCTTTCCATGATATTGTGAAATCAGAAATCAGCGCATTTCCTTTGTTATTTTTATTCGGTCCTGGTTCATCAGGAAAGGATCAATTATCACAAGGTTTACGTTCATTTTTTGGTGACATTCAATCTGTAATTTCCCTTTCATCTAAAAAATCTACAGGTAAAGCACAAATTCGTGAGTTCGCTCAATTTGCGAATGTTATTACCCACTTATCAGAATATCGTAATGGTGATCTGGAAACAAACGAAATGTTGAAAGGACTTTGGGATTTGAACGGATATAAATTCGGAACATTAGATTCGCGCGTTTCTTCTGACGAAGTTCCAATTCTATCGGCTCCATTAGTAACATCAAATGATTGTCCAACGGAAGAACCGCTTATTATTCGTATGCTTTGGGAAGAAATGGTAGTCAATAGCTTTGACGAACAAGCCAAACAAAACTTCAACAAGTTAGACGATATGATCAAAAAAGGTGTATCACATTTCATGGTCGACATCATCTTGAAACGTCATTTGGTTGAAGAACGTTTTACACGTGAATTCAGAGAATATAAATCAACATTAGCCAAAAGAAAATCATTCAAAGGATTACCAGAACGTATAGCAACAAATCATGCTGTTATTGCTGCCATGTACGAGATTTTCCACAACGAAATACATTTCCCTTTTACACGCGACGAAATGTTATCTCATTTTGACGATATGGTTACAGCACAACGCAGAAGAATAGAAAACGAATCTGTAATTCAGAAATTCTGGCAATTGTTCGCATCATGTTTACGCATGTCAACGCCAGCATATTTAAAGCATGGTTTAGATTTCAAATTAGACGGTTCTACGATTTATTTCAACTTCTCATTTGTATACGGAAGAATTCAACAAGATTGGTACCGCACATTTGATCAAACTGCACCAAAAAAATCAGAATTACGCAAAGCAATGAAAGAAGATAATGCATTTATCGGTGCACACGATTCGGTTCGTTTCTCAGAAGGTGCCAATACATCTGCATTGAGTTTTGATATGGATAAGCTGAAACCAGAAGATAGAAATACAATTTCCTATGCTGTGGATATACAAGAACGTTCGAAAGCGATGCCAACCCCTGTTACCCCAGACTTATTTGTAAGTAATAAAGAAGTTTCGGCGAATTCTGACACAACAAATAAAGAAGTAGAAGATGATTTACCATTCTAA
- a CDS encoding ABC transporter permease, translating to MRNISLYIAKRYIFSKTNTNAVNIITSIAVGAILVATAALFIILSVFSGLEKMNLKYYSNVNPEIKISPSKGKVLDSLTFVVDQLKQQKEVKAFSKIIEEKVYINYKGKQDIAYLKGVDENFTKVTRLDTVIYGGQYLDYTRADNFIVSNGIAERLQLYIDPITPADLMMPKAGTGLIKQESDAFTSKDAYSVGVFMLNEQYDKHIFTTLGLAQELLLLNQDQCYSIEVKTTGKKSFNEVKNQLQKTLGDNYKIETRQDLDSAFLKVMNMENLISYLIFTLVIIIACFNLAGTIIILILDKKKEIQTMYSFGLSRKNIRNIFFQTGFIITFIAMTTGLLIASVIGLLQINFGLVMASATVPFPFLFSVENFIAVIITVLGLGSLVSWIVSRQVK from the coding sequence ATGAGAAACATTTCGCTTTACATTGCAAAACGCTACATTTTTTCGAAAACGAATACAAATGCTGTAAACATTATTACATCGATTGCTGTTGGTGCTATTTTGGTTGCTACAGCTGCTTTGTTTATCATTTTATCCGTTTTTTCGGGTTTAGAAAAAATGAATTTAAAATATTATAGCAATGTAAATCCTGAAATTAAAATCTCTCCTTCGAAAGGAAAAGTATTAGACAGTTTAACTTTTGTTGTGGATCAATTGAAACAACAAAAAGAGGTTAAAGCTTTTTCGAAAATCATCGAAGAAAAAGTCTACATTAATTACAAAGGAAAGCAAGATATTGCCTACTTGAAAGGTGTAGACGAAAACTTTACCAAAGTTACCCGTTTGGATACGGTAATTTATGGTGGACAATATTTAGATTATACACGAGCGGATAATTTTATTGTTTCGAATGGAATTGCAGAACGTTTGCAACTTTATATCGATCCGATAACGCCAGCAGATTTGATGATGCCAAAGGCAGGAACTGGTTTAATCAAACAAGAAAGTGACGCTTTTACGAGTAAAGATGCGTATAGTGTTGGTGTCTTTATGTTGAATGAACAATATGATAAACATATTTTTACAACACTTGGATTAGCGCAAGAATTATTACTTTTGAATCAAGATCAATGTTATTCGATTGAAGTTAAAACAACTGGCAAAAAGTCGTTTAATGAAGTGAAGAATCAACTTCAAAAAACATTAGGCGATAATTATAAAATTGAAACCAGACAAGATTTAGATTCAGCTTTCTTGAAAGTGATGAATATGGAAAACTTGATTAGTTACCTGATTTTTACTTTAGTCATTATCATTGCGTGTTTTAATTTGGCAGGAACAATTATCATCTTGATTTTAGATAAAAAGAAAGAAATACAAACCATGTATAGTTTTGGTCTATCACGAAAAAACATTCGTAATATCTTCTTTCAAACTGGATTTATCATCACTTTTATTGCGATGACAACAGGTTTATTAATTGCTTCGGTAATTGGATTGTTACAAATTAATTTTGGATTGGTAATGGCATCCGCAACCGTTCCTTTTCCTTTTCTATTTTCTGTAGAAAACTTTATTGCTGTTATTATAACGGTATTAGGTTTAGGAAGTTTAGTTTCGTGGATAGTATCAAGACAAGTGAAATAA
- a CDS encoding NAD-dependent succinate-semialdehyde dehydrogenase, with product MASSIRTLNPATGKIEKEFQAYTSEEINQYIDDANELYQTWRFESFEDRKAVMKRVANEMRKQKSRLAALITTEMGKPLHESEIEIEYSANIIDYYADNAEEFLANVPLQTEKGDAYVVSEPIGVLLGVMPWNFPFSQIARFASPHIMAGNTVVLKTASNIPQCGIAFEEMFIAAGAPKGLYKNLLMSGKDTDVIINNPKIVGVSLTGSEAAGAEVASIAGKNVKPLVLELGGSDPMIVLDDADIEKVMNGTINGRLRNAGQACTSSKRIIVQEGIYDEYLKRITAHVNGMKVGDPTQADTNMGPVSSENALEKLLEQINDSANKGATILAGGKRIDRDGFFLQPTILTDLKPGMKAYDEEVFGPVICIWKVKDVEEAIKIANDTPYGLGASIYTEDVPNAEKIARRIDSGMVYVNKQVSSSPDLPFGGVKHSGYGRELSKAGILEFVNKKLIMIAK from the coding sequence ATGGCAAGTTCAATCAGAACACTAAATCCTGCTACAGGTAAAATCGAAAAAGAATTTCAAGCCTACACAAGCGAAGAAATCAATCAATATATAGACGACGCAAACGAATTATATCAAACATGGCGATTCGAATCTTTTGAAGATCGAAAAGCTGTAATGAAACGTGTTGCAAACGAAATGCGTAAACAAAAATCACGATTAGCAGCTTTAATTACAACTGAAATGGGTAAACCATTGCATGAAAGTGAAATCGAAATTGAGTATAGCGCAAATATTATCGATTATTATGCAGATAATGCAGAAGAATTTTTAGCAAATGTTCCTTTACAAACAGAAAAAGGTGACGCCTATGTGGTTTCAGAACCTATTGGTGTTTTGTTAGGTGTTATGCCTTGGAATTTTCCTTTTTCTCAAATAGCACGTTTTGCAAGTCCACATATCATGGCTGGTAACACGGTTGTTTTGAAAACAGCTTCTAATATTCCGCAATGTGGAATTGCATTCGAAGAAATGTTTATAGCAGCTGGTGCACCAAAAGGTTTGTACAAAAACTTATTGATGTCAGGAAAAGATACAGATGTAATTATCAATAACCCAAAAATAGTTGGTGTTTCTTTAACTGGTTCAGAAGCAGCAGGTGCAGAAGTTGCAAGTATTGCAGGTAAAAATGTAAAACCTTTAGTTTTAGAACTTGGTGGTTCTGATCCAATGATTGTTTTAGATGATGCCGATATCGAAAAAGTAATGAACGGAACAATTAATGGACGTTTGCGTAATGCTGGACAAGCGTGTACTTCTTCGAAACGAATTATTGTACAAGAAGGTATTTACGACGAATATTTAAAACGAATTACAGCTCATGTAAATGGAATGAAAGTTGGCGATCCGACACAAGCAGATACTAATATGGGTCCTGTCAGTTCAGAAAATGCCTTAGAAAAATTATTGGAGCAGATCAATGATTCAGCAAATAAAGGTGCAACAATTCTTGCTGGAGGAAAACGTATTGATCGTGATGGCTTCTTTTTACAACCAACAATTTTAACAGATTTAAAACCTGGAATGAAGGCCTATGACGAAGAAGTTTTTGGACCTGTGATTTGTATTTGGAAAGTTAAGGATGTAGAAGAAGCAATCAAAATTGCTAATGATACGCCTTACGGATTAGGTGCTTCTATTTATACAGAAGATGTTCCGAATGCGGAGAAAATCGCTCGTAGAATAGATTCGGGAATGGTTTACGTAAACAAACAAGTTTCTTCAAGCCCAGATTTACCTTTTGGAGGAGTAAAACATTCGGGATATGGACGTGAACTTTCTAAAGCTGGAATTTTAGAATTTGTGAACAAGAAATTAATCATGATTGCAAAATAG
- a CDS encoding RNA polymerase sigma factor, producing MTLENIILEAKKGKRNAQNAVIEVLWNKVYYYVYNKIRNEEEAEDIAIETFTKVFSKLKLYNEDFDFTTWVISIAHNTMIDHIRKSPKLNISIDDETNLLEILEDHPSPEEHLIQKQDNDTLIKAIAKLREPYQKIIELRYIEDKTYKEIAEELNLTLPNVKVRLLRAKQLLTEVMQNNI from the coding sequence ATGACTTTAGAAAACATAATTTTAGAAGCTAAAAAAGGAAAACGAAACGCTCAGAATGCTGTGATTGAGGTTTTGTGGAACAAAGTTTATTATTATGTTTATAATAAGATTAGAAACGAGGAAGAAGCAGAAGACATCGCGATAGAAACGTTTACTAAGGTTTTCAGTAAATTGAAATTATATAACGAAGATTTTGACTTTACGACTTGGGTGATTTCTATTGCTCATAATACGATGATTGATCATATTAGAAAATCTCCTAAACTTAATATTTCAATTGATGATGAAACGAATCTACTCGAGATTTTAGAAGATCATCCATCTCCTGAAGAACATCTGATACAGAAACAAGATAATGATACGCTAATAAAGGCCATTGCAAAGTTGAGAGAACCGTATCAGAAAATTATCGAATTGAGATACATCGAAGATAAAACCTATAAAGAGATTGCGGAGGAACTTAATTTAACCTTACCAAATGTTAAAGTTCGATTATTAAGAGCCAAACAATTGTTAACAGAGGTGATGCAAAATAATATTTAG
- a CDS encoding C40 family peptidase, which produces MKKYIYLTTILMISLFLTSCGSSKVTSYKKTGAKKVYSSTKKSETSEVFRSVNADDSAPRDINKILKTAKSYLGTPYKYGGITRSGFDCSGLVYVSFKEMKLELPRRSSDQAEYGKEINIKNVKIGDLIFFNTSGNSISHVGIVERINNDGAIYFVHSSTSKGVIISSLDENYWKTRFVKAVRLL; this is translated from the coding sequence ATGAAGAAGTATATATACCTTACAACAATCCTAATGATAAGTTTGTTTTTAACATCTTGTGGAAGTAGCAAAGTAACTTCTTACAAAAAAACAGGAGCTAAAAAAGTATATTCTTCAACTAAAAAATCAGAAACTTCAGAAGTTTTTCGTTCTGTAAATGCAGATGATAGCGCTCCTCGTGACATTAATAAAATTCTAAAAACAGCCAAGTCCTATTTAGGTACACCTTATAAATATGGAGGAATTACTCGATCTGGTTTCGATTGTTCGGGATTAGTTTATGTAAGTTTTAAGGAAATGAAATTAGAATTACCGCGTCGTTCGAGTGATCAAGCTGAGTATGGAAAAGAAATTAACATTAAAAATGTTAAAATAGGTGATTTGATTTTCTTTAATACTTCTGGAAATTCTATTTCTCATGTGGGTATCGTAGAGCGTATTAATAACGATGGAGCAATCTATTTTGTACATTCTTCGACTTCAAAAGGTGTTATTATCTCTTCCCTTGATGAAAATTATTGGAAAACAAGATTTGTAAAAGCGGTTAGACTTTTATAA